The Montipora foliosa isolate CH-2021 chromosome 6, ASM3666993v2, whole genome shotgun sequence genome includes the window TTGTCTTTTCCGTCTAACCCTGTGGGCTCTGTCAATCTCCCCTGCGTCAAATTCTAAACCCATCTCCCAAAGAAAGAACTCTAAACCTTTCTTAGGGCAGTCTTTGTTATCTCCCTCCTGAACTCCATAGATACGTACACTTTCCCTTCGAGAATACTgctcgttgttgttttgtttaagtCATTCCTCACGCGAGAACATTGGaagccacaaatgaccagctcccaacatcagtggcttcatagctcagttggttagagcatcacaccggtatcgcgaggtcacgggttcaaaccccgttgaagtcctgaatatttcaggcttctttacgcaattgcaaaaattgcgttcataactgcgagaatcatagcttctTCACTTGACATTCTTCTATGCTTATCATTCCACGTCCCCTCTCTGATTTTTTAAAGTAGAGCCGATCTACATCAGCCTGCAGGTGTAATGCACGATAAATGGTCATCAGCTTTCGTGTTTTGCGATCCATTACTTTCAGCTCTTCCTTGGCCCAATCAACAATTCCTGCCTCGTACTTTACAATGGAAACTGCTCTAAAGTTTATTGTTTTCATCGTATTTCCCGTATGGAGTTTAGTATTGTCTTAACTGTACGAAAATATTCCTTCTGGATCCTTCATTTTACTATGTTTTACATCATCCGCTTCTAGCACCCCAAGATACTTGTAGTTTTCATTCTCATCAACATTCAGTGATCGCATCTTTTTATTCCCCGGTAGCATGATTTCTTCATTTTGGAACACTTTTCCGCGTTTCATCAATAGGATTGCACACTTTGGTATTCCGAACTCCATCGACATATCTTCGGCCACAATTCTAACTGATGAGACAAGAGAGTCaacttgattttcatttttacaaTATGGCTTCTTAAGATCGTCCATAAAAAGCAAATGATTAATCATTCCTTTCCCGTCGCCAGGATCATATCCCGCCTTTACCTTTCGTAGCATGAGTGTTCGTGCCCGGATGAGCGATATCACAAAAAGGAGGGATGAAAGGCTGTCTCCTTGGAATATTTCTCTTCTGATATGAACTTCGCCAAGAGCTTCACCTCTAGCGGTTAAAACTGTCTTCCActgttttatgttgttttggATCAAACCCACCATATTCTGCGCTATATACCAAATATCCTCATACAAAGTATCTCAGCTCCCTCCgtattatcattaccattaggGACTTAAAGCAAGGACTACGTAAGTGTCTAGTACGGTGACCGGAAGTCATATTTTTTCCCGCGACACGTACGTGGCCTGGTTTCTAGCCGTAGAACGCTTCCCGAATACGTAGGAGATTATGGCGGGCCGTAGTGGAAAGTACGTAAGTGTTTTGTTGTACTTGATATGCTTAATAAGTTAGTGTTTCAACCCAAATGGCAAGCTACAGGCATTTTATCCATTTTTGATCACCTTTGGTGATttccaagaaaaatatttgtcaaTTTTGAGCTGAAAATGTGGTAACAGCAGCATCAATCCCAAACAACGTGTTTTAGCGAGGTAAAGCTTTATCAGCTTTCACCACTTGTTTTACGATTTTTGTGAGCTTATACACTTCTTGCCGCGGCTTTTCACATATCTTTCTCAAGAGGAAAGTACTTTAACAATTTAAACTCCTGCTTATACATGTATCAGCATTTGAATGAGGAACGTGAGTTTAAGTGGAGCCTAATGTATAATTTTGTTGCTTTTAGGCGCATGGAATGGAGTCTGGAAAATGATGTTGTGTTGTGCACAGAAATAAGGGTTCGTGAACcctataaatttaaaaagtgcaGCAATGAAAGGGGTAAGATTTGGACCGAAATTGCATCGACGCTTAACAGTAACGAAGAAGTCAAATTTCATGTCACTCAGAGGGGCGTCCGTGAAAGATACGAAGGactcaaagcaaaatatttgGAAAAGATCAAAGGCGAGGAGAAAGCTAGTGGAATTTCCCCTGAAGTCACAGAGCTCGATAAGCTGTTGGAAGAAATAGTTGAGAAGGAAAGTTTGGCAGAATCGTCGAGAGAAAGCGACTCGACTATCAAGAAAAACGAGGAAGAGCGTAAGGTCGCAGAGGATTTGTGGAAGACCGCTATGGAGAGTATGggcgaaacaaagaaaagatcaATGGAGAGTGAAGGGGGCGATATCAGTGTCAAGCGAAAGCGAAGAAGTGGCAGTGATGCAGTCGAATATTTACGTGAACGGGCGGAGAAAGAGATAAAAATTAGGGAGGAGGAGCTTGCACTCAGAAAACAGAAGCAAGACCAGGAGGCCAGCAAACAATCTCAACTgtttcaacaacaaaatgagATGTTGAAGGCAATGAAGGAACAGCAGATTCAAATGCAAAATATCCAAGCTATGATGttgcaacaacagcagcagcagacAGCTGCGTTGATGTCGATGTTGGGGAGATTCATACCAAAACAGTGATGATCCACCTCCTCCACCACCCGCTCCTCCATCCCTGTGGATCCTTCCCTTTTGTTCATATGTTCGGTTTAACTTCTTACATTAATGTGCAccattgaattttgttttattagttAAAGTTGATAATGTTTTAGAGAAAAGCATTCACCAGAGGTTGAGTTTCTTCACTCTGGATTATAATATTCAGATGTTCTCACCAAACACCTCTCTGTTGGTTGGACCTTGTTACTTATGCCTGTTGAACAAGTAGCATCACGTGTTGAAATATTCAGCATAAACAATGTGACCATTTTTTTGGTCAGTGCTGTCTTCCTAGGGCATCATGCATAGTTCCCGTTTCTTGTGTGGCAAACAACCcaaattgtatttttgaattacCCATCACAGGCCTGTTTCTGACTACAAAGGATTGAAACTACTCTTGAAGCACTGAGAACAGAACACTGTCAAACATTTGTTAATCACCTGTTTGATTATCAGTCGAAGAAATGCTGTGGCCATTACCAAAGAGGAATGTAAGCAGAATGCTCAAGAAATGTTGTAATTTGTGCTCTGATCCCTTTTGTACAAAGGGActtaaaatgttgaaatttattgttcattaacACTATGTCATGATTACCGCAGAATTCAATGAGAGTCTTGTTAGCACTGAAAGTCATAAATTACTCATGCAAAATTGAGAGTAGTTACTCAAGCAAGACACGATATTGTGAGTGTCCAATCAGTGCTTAAATTTGGGCTGCCAGTGACCAATCagatttgacaatttttgtcaCAATTACGAATCAATTACTTGAATAATCATAAACGAAAAGGCGACTTTAGTGGTTTCCTTTCTACACCAGTTCCTGATCGTTTTTCCTTCCACACTTTGCTGATCACCCTGTGGGGGGAAGGGTAGGAAAATGGGAGGGGGGTCTGCCTCTGAATACGTAAATACCCATGGACCACAGTTTTTACCCAGCTATTTACCCTCAACACAACTTTTGAACCTAAAACCCTATGGTATGCTTGTTATGAAGTGCTCAATCCTCAAGAAGAGCCCTCCTCAGATTTAGTTGTAATAGAGCACAATGTACATTCTCATTATAACCAGTGCAGAAACAGGGTGACCACACCCAGGGGTTGATTCTTCTGAAACTCTTGCTTTTGTTGACTTAAATCTTAATTCGTGCCAAATGCTTGCTCCTCTCTTCACCAATGGTCAGTTGGAAGGAAAAGGTCAGACCTTGCCCATCACCCACTGTCCTGCTCAACCCCTTTTTTAGCTCCACACTTGAGTCTGGTTAACAAAAACagttaattaaaataatcaaaaatTGATGGAGGCTCCAGAGAAAAGTAATTTGAAGTACTGTTGCCATATAGGCAAGTAAGTGCATTCCTCAGAAGAGCACATACTATGTACATTTTACCGACACTGCTGAGTTGGACCTTgaggtttttcttaaaatcaagaaacttaaaataatttgaaatgtcTCCAAACAGCCATTCCACTGAACATCTGACGGCACTCATGGCTGAATTGAATGCTTCCATTTGGACGGTAAGGGCAGCATTACGGAAAGGTGCCTGGAGATGAATGCGTAGTGGATAGGCTGGATCACCAAAAACACACATGGGCTGGACAGCAGGAGAAAACGCATAACGCTCAAGCTGTCTCAAAAGACCAGAATCGGCCAGCATACCTGCGTCGTGTCTCCTCCCTTCTGAAATGTTAAAAGGGGTTCAATATGAAAATGAAGTCCTTAATTCTCAGTTTAGTTTTGTCATAGCCCAAAAAATAAATGATAACATACCTACAGGTCCATACAAATTTCCAATCAGGCCATTCGGTAAAGCAATGGATTGGTATTTAAGGGAATGCACCCGTTTATGGCCATTGTATAGAACACGCTGGTGTCTCCCAGGTCTGCAAACAGGACGAACGGTGCCGTCtataaaaccaaagcaattctgGAGTGGTGAACCTTTTCTGGAAATGGCCTGTGCATACTCTTCAAGTGCTTGCGCACTTAACAAAGCTGGGTTCCAGTCAGTTAGCAAATGTCCATGAGTATCGTATATGTAGTCCAGAACTGTATTAGTTACCATACTAAGAACTGGAACAGGCCTACCGAAACGCGAAATCATGTCCGAGTAGCGACAAGGGTATGCAAAACGTCTGAGTAGCATACACAACCCCTCCATACCGTCTATTTTGCTTCGCTGCTGACAATGAAATGTTGCTGGTATTTGCAAAGCCTCTCCAAGGGTCTCCAAATCTTTCTTTTCAACGCGAAACTCCGCCAAACATTCATCGTCTTCCATGTCATCAAAGTGAAAATCGCCATAAGAAGAGTGTGGAAAAATCAAGTTGGCTGGCTGATATTCCTCGTAGAGAACTAAAAATTCTTCTTCAGAAATAAAATTAGAACCGTGCGAAAGAAGGAGCAAATCTCTTATTTCTCGAAACGAGGGCATGGCACTTAACAAACTATCGAGAAAGATTATAAACTTCCGTACTACGCGACTTGCTTAATGTACACAAGAgctttgaattttggcgggatTCTACGTACTCGTTCCATTTTTCCGCGGCTAAAACTCTCCGTACTAGACACTTACGTAGtccttgcttaaagtccctattatcATTTGGTCTGCGGCACCGTTGAACATATTTCCTAAGAACATTACCTGATAAGGCAGAATTATTAGAGCCACTTGAGCGCGCGATTAATGAGGTTCTCATACCAGTTGTCACTGGCCACACACTGACACTAAAGTAGAGAGCGACCTCCTTGGTCTCCCTGTGCGCATGGGAGACCTTGAATAAGACCTCATCTTCTGAATACAAGCCTTCAATCAAAGTTACTAATCCGCTCGTGAGGCGAATTGTTGAGCAAAACCACCAGCCTCCAGATGCCTCAGAAATTCAAACACTGCAACTGAGCACAGGAAAACAAAAAGATGACTGTCTAAGTGAGATGCTAGAGCTGGTGAACAGCTCCCAGCCGACAAAAGCTAAGAGGGCTGTTGAGTTAGCTACAGAGACGGGATCATCAAATTGGCTGACCGTGATTCCTCTCGAAGAGCTAGATTGCAATCTGAATAAGAAGGAATTTAGAGATGCAATCAAGTTACGATACGACTGGGAAATAACGGACACACCCATGCGGTGTTCAGTTTATCGTGGATCACGCAAGGGTGTGTCAGCGCGGCGGATTCATAATCCAGCGTCATAACAAACTTCGTGAGATAGAAGCAGAGATGCTAAGGATGGTCTGTAATGATGTGGAAGTAGAGCCGGTCCTTCAGGAGCACACTGGGGAGACGTTAAATCATGGCGATAACAAAGCCCCTGACGCCCGTTTGGATATTCACGCTCGAAGCTTTTGGATGAGACAGAGATCTGCACCCCAATGTAGACTCTTACAGACTGAGACTTGACTCCTAGGCAGATCTCTAAGAAGCACGAGAACGAGAACTGAAGAAGAGGCAGTATGCGGAAAGAGTAATGGAGATCGAAAAGGGAACGTTCACACCCTTAGTTTTCACGACCACAGCTAGAATGGGGGATGAGTGTGTTAAGTACCACAGCAGACTTGCGGAGCTGATCGCAAATATGAAGGAAGAAAGTTATTCATGCGCAATTTCTTGGATAAGAGctaataaagtttcttttgctatCGTACACTCTGCAATACTATGCTTGAGAGGCACAAGGTCCAGAAGACGACAGCTAGACTTCGTTGACTCAGATTTACAGATCGAAAGCATTAAtctattcttttttctttcaggaCTTTTATTCATTTAAGTTGAAATTTTCTTCTTCGATGTCTTAATTTAAAACCGCGCACCTGTggctcagttagttgagcaccgggctgtctcGCAGGAAGTCGCCGGTTCGAATCCCGGCCAGATCAACACTCagaatcttaaaataactgaggacaaagtgctgcaaatggttagactttcaagtcttttcggataaggactataaatagTAGGCCCtatctcacaaatatcttctatgttcataagttccctgtgggacgttaaagaacccaagcactattcgagaagagtagagaataaagtccccggtgttgtggctgtgctgttctctccagcagaagtggccggcttgtgCTGTATGAGGTCACCtgagcagaaacagccacaattcaaaaagggactttgccgaatgctggaacatgtagatgtagatgttaAAACACTGTACTTGCCGCAAGAGCTAGTTGATCACATCTGAGCCGCAAGCAATGTATTTGCGAAATCGTTATTGACACACTGATTGTACGCTTATCattcataattaattattaatgttGTATAGTGCTTCCAATccttactttttaatatttctgtGAATTATGTcaatagttttccttttttttaaagttgaataCAAcgtatattattttattatcaaaaaataatacaatactactactactactactactactactaataataataataataatgataataataataattgttatcatcatcatcatcatcatcattattattattattattattattattattattattattattattattattattagtgattTTGAGAAACACAGacatgtaaaaactagcgatataATGTTAAATTTCCGATTTCTCGGCGATctcatgacgccattatcaGGGTGTTGGAGATGAATATCCAAGTTCATAAAAGATATAAAATcatccaaatttgcataagtaaaGAAGAGCTAGACAAAGGCTTTAGCacgggggaaggggggggggcgCACCCCACGAGAAGGGAAAAGCCCTGGCAACGAGGTTGTTACACTTACTGTCTAACTTTTTGTAACTAGCCACTTATATATAATTAGATTCAACTAAAGGTTGCCTAATTTGCTGTAACTAGTTACTTAGTTGTACCTTAATGTTGATTACAAaacaattgttattaaaattagaCATGCTgtattaaaaatataaaaatagtCGAGaaactttacaaaatttttCAGCAACTTTTGAGTAACTTTTTAGCATATTTCTTAGCAACTTTTAAGCTTTTTCGGAGCAGAATCTGGAAAGGCCTAGTCAGTTTTACCATGGAGATTGAAAAGGATGAAATGCTTCCCTTTCTCGGGTCCCACCTCCTAAACCGAGCGCCCCAAATCGAGACTAAGGTCTACGTGAAGCCTACCAGTACCGGTTTACTTCTCCACTACCATAGTCACATCGACAACAGGTCAGTACAGACGAAGCTTACTTAATTTAACAACTATGCTTGATCGCGCGTACCGTTTGTCCTCATCTTGGGCCTATTTCTCGGGGGAGTGTGAAAGCTTAAAGTCCCTGTTCTCACGTTTGAAGTACCCCCAATACCTTATCAACTCTACTATTAATCCCTTTGTCAACTCAAGAGTTACTAACCAGCATCCATCGCAGGCATCGGTGGAAATGGTAAGAAATAACGTGACTTGGGTTCTCGTACcatttaaagtgcatatgaagtagattttttttttgcgtaattttacagctttttatatGTACTTTTCGAAATGGAAAAAACCGAATAGTGTTACAGAGCGAAAAATTGGAGTTTTTTTCGTCTGAAGTGCGCTCTGTTCAGCATAAAAGTGGGTCCGGGGACTGGTAACCAGTTTTCAAGTGATGACGTAGGAAATTGTTTGAGTGATCTGCGTTTCTCACAATTTCTCACCTTTTATATATGCAACGGAGAGATATTTTTTAAGGTTCATCGCTTTTTTCGGGGTCAAGATGTCTGACACGGATGAATACATGTCTTC containing:
- the LOC138008491 gene encoding uncharacterized protein encodes the protein MPSFREIRDLLLLSHGSNFISEEEFLVLYEEYQPANLIFPHSSYGDFHFDDMEDDECLAEFRVEKKDLETLGEALQIPATFHCQQRSKIDGMEGLCMLLRRFAYPCRYSDMISRFGRPVPVLSMVTNTVLDYIYDTHGHLLTDWNPALLSAQALEEYAQAISRKGSPLQNCFGFIDGTVRPVCRPGRHQRVLYNGHKRVHSLKYQSIALPNGLIGNLYGPVEGRRHDAGMLADSGLLRQLERYAFSPAVQPMCVFGDPAYPLRIHLQAPFRNAALTVQMEAFNSAMSAVRCSVEWLFGDISNYFKFLDFKKNLKVQLSSVDSSVELKKGLSRTVGDGQGLTFSFQLTIGEERSKHLARIKI